The following proteins are encoded in a genomic region of Drosophila willistoni isolate 14030-0811.24 chromosome 3R, UCI_dwil_1.1, whole genome shotgun sequence:
- the LOC6647022 gene encoding LOW QUALITY PROTEIN: protein CASC3 (The sequence of the model RefSeq protein was modified relative to this genomic sequence to represent the inferred CDS: substituted 1 base at 1 genomic stop codon), translated as MAEIEKMTAAVDQPDPAPVSAADPVPVPETVKPTTTTSVASPTDIPVTATDTVSSETPELGTSPTQEPSSNSHPHDSEYDTASDLEGGEEYDDDDDDDEDDDGESGSEDDTETDEETEEDEDGAGEMPDGDTSSAAAAAAAAQKKVDEDRSNPQYIPKRGTFYEHDDRTAETEVNIVIEDDSQSQSLTEINGDANSVGGGAAQSAAGEGASGASVGGQTPTISQASKTMKKWQPASGGDRWSHDRFEANEQAPKSRAELLQTYGYDIRNEDAAPRARRRRRYGRGPSKYSRNWEDEQAYLKASNKERKPPRPQDFPALNERKVSRRPLAASGRAEKENRRGGVGAGAPGGSQEQPRHYGRHSNGSSAGRQNAMEFKQKSNRGPHPQPRERERERDRVDRDQPVEQHTKPTTPRANGQTIQNNEGLQVQPNTNQQHQQQTQTQQRQQPIQQQQQHQPQQQLPLPTPPTQNQIPPLSTTNLSQRLQQVQQRNDPSHVGSVQMQALATQNQQQQQQQQQVHMQQQSQSVAPKRYSSLRRSQQQQDQIQQQIQMQQQQQQQQQQSQIILQDPHMLMQIAYQQQELQAQLQGLQLGPAPGPASVPPPAAKQPAQPPAAAAYAPAQGAPYYVTGAEAGPYGNPAAAAAAAAAYLPTTPAAVAYAQAQAQSAPAQPQAPPQAQVAATQSAQAPPPSMNYHQNYNTVGGTTYFVPPAQTTSRPTQLPQRRPTNAIPILPPSEKHKSRGAASGAGSGGGQPKEEGGNSDNIDHILDNMFVQRPAFQAPADSAATSSKEDTTTTSINNAATSNSSTSSGAIPEQNLQPVPVTGQEXVQAYANLQQQQQQHRRGRHVPPLGSNSVPLPAYALLPPHVGYYRPH; from the coding sequence ATGGCCGAGATTGAGAAAATGACAGCAGCGGTGGACCAGCCAGACCCAGCCCCGGTTTCAGCCGCAGATCCAGTCCCGGTTCCAGAAACCgtaaaaccaacaacaacaacatcggtGGCTTCACCCACTGATATCCCAGTAACCGCAACGGATACTGTCTCATCGGAAACTCCTGAATTAGGCACATCGCCCACTCAGGAACCATCGAGCAATTCCCACCCACATGACTCGGAATATGATACGGCCAGTGATCTGGAGGGCGGCGAGGAgtacgacgatgacgacgatgatgatgaggatgacgaTGGAGAAAGCGGCAGCGAGGACGATACGGAAACCGACGAAGAGACAGAAGAGGATGAGGATGGTGCTGGAGAGATGCCCGATGGTGACACATCTTCAGCAgctgcagcggcggcagcggctCAAAAGAAAGTAGACGAGGATCGCAGCAATCCGCAGTATATACCAAAACGTGGCACATTCTACGAGCACGATGACCGCACAGCTGAAACAGAGGTGAACATTGTCATTGAAGATGACAGTCAGTCGCAATCGTTAACAGAAATCAATGGGGATGCGAATAGTGTTGGCGGTGGCGCTGCACAATCTGCTGCGGGTGAGGGAGCGAGCGGAGCAAGTGTTGGTGGTCAAACGCCGACCATTTCGCAGGCTTCCAAAACCATGAAGAAATGGCAACCGGCGTCAGGTGGCGATCGCTGGTCCCACGATCGTTTTGAAGCAAATGAGCAGGCGCCCAAATCGCGGGCCGAACTTTTGCAGACCTACGGCTATGATATACGCAACGAGGATGCTGCACCCCGGGCTCGTCGCCGCCGGCGATATGGGCGCGGTCCTAGTAAGTATTCACGTAACTGGGAGGACGAGCAGGCCTATCTTAAGGCCAGCAATAAAGAACGAAAACCACCAAGGCCTCAGGACTTTCCAGCTCTTAACGAGCGTAAAGTCTCGCGTAGACCACTCGCCGCATCCGGTCGCGCGGAGAAGGAGAATCGTCGCGGGGGGGTAGGGGCAGGAGCACCTGGTGGTTCTCAGGAGCAGCCTCGTCATTATGGCCGTCATAGTAATGGCAGCTCAGCTGGCCGTCAGAATGCCATggaatttaaacaaaaatcgaaTCGTGGGCCACACCCACAACCCAGAGAGAGGGAGCGAGAGAGGGATAGGGTGGACCGTGATCAACCGGTGGAGCAACATACCAAGCCGACAACTCCCCGAGCAAATGGTCAAACTATTCAAAACAACGAAGGACTTCAGGTACAACCAAACACTAaccaacagcatcagcagcaaacCCAAACTCAGCAGAGGCAACAGCCCatccagcaacagcaacagcatcaacCACAGCAGCAATTGCCTTTGCCAACGCCACCGACACAGAACCAAATACCGCCACTGTCCACCACAAATCTTTCGCAGCGATTGCAGCAAGTGCAGCAACGTAATGATCCCAGTCATGTGGGCAGCGTCCAAATGCAGGCGCTGGCCACTCAgaatcaacagcagcagcaacaacaacaacaggtcCACATGCAGCAGCAGAGTCAATCTGTGGCCCCCAAGCGATACTCCAGTCTGCGAAGATcccagcaacagcaggaccAAATCCAACAACAGATAcagatgcagcagcagcaacaacagcagcagcagcaatctcaAATTATTCTACAGGATCCTCATATGCTCATGCAGATTGCTTATCAGCAGCAAGAACTCCAGGCCCAACTGCAGGGCCTACAATTGGGACCTGCTCCCGGACCGGCAAGCGTGCCACCGCCCGCAGCCAAACAGCCGGCACAGCCACCAGCAGCCGCCGCCTATGCTCCGGCTCAGGGGGCTCCCTATTATGTAACTGGAGCAGAGGCGGGACCATATGGCAACCcagctgcagctgcagctgccgctgctgcctACTTGCCCACTACACCAGCTGCCGTTGCGTATGCCCAGGCTCAAGCACAATCAGCTCCCGCCCAGCCACAAGCGCCGCCGCAGGCTCAAGTGGCTGCCACACAGTCGGCCCAGGCACCGCCACCGTCCATGAACTATCATCAGAACTACAATACAGTGGGGGGTACCACGTATTTTGTGCCGCCAGCCCAGACAACCAGTCGACCTACTCAGCTGCCTCAACGACGCCCAACCAATGCGATTCCCATTTTGCCACCATCCGAAAAGCATAAGTCACGAGGAGCCGCATCTGGTGCCGGATCGGGAGGAGGCCAGCCCAAAGAGGAAGGAGGCAACTCTGATAATATTGATCACATTCTGGATAATATGTTTGTGCAGCGTCCGGCATTCCAAGCGCCAGCGGAttcagcagcaacatcatccaAGGAGGATACAACCACCACTAGCATTAACAACGCCGCCACTAGCAATAGTAGCACCAGCTCTGGCGCGATTCCTGAGCAAAACCTTCAGCCAGTTCCTGTTACTGGGCAGGAATGAGTGCAGGCCTATGCCAACctacagcaacagcagcaacagcatagGCGTGGCCGCCATGTACCACCCCTAGGGAGTAATTCAGTACCATTGCCCGCCTATGCCCTGCTGCCGCCGCACGTTGGCTACTATCGACCGCACTAG
- the LOC6647021 gene encoding programmed cell death 6-interacting protein: protein MSKLLGVPLKKPSEVDIVKPLNNLIQSTYNGATADEKAKYAESVNEFSKQRNTAIWKFFEKYEASLEVVYAYYDQICALETKISVSELQIPFKWKDAFDKGTIFGGKISLTHTSLMYEKVCVLFNIAALQSNVAASQALDTDEGLKLAIKLLQQSAGIFQYLKGATPAALPSEPTPDLSQDTLVVLQALMVAQAQEVFILKAIKDNMKDQIIAKLCCQGEEFYADVLRAMQKESVRSLWEKEWIPTVAGKQAGFHALTQLYQSLVCRSAKKIGEEIARLRNAIELFKAAQSRGGNETYLDEYFSRAKRNLAESTKDNEFIYNEMIPEQSTLASPGKAQLAKPLPIPVPLAGNFKDIFTNLVPVELHRALTASDMRKNEIVNGEIMKLRESTQTLNAVLASLNLPAAVETTDGNNGLPPSLKEKAHEVRQKGGIENVQTLLKDLPELLSRNREILDETERLLDEERDSDNQLRAQFKERWTRISSDKLTEMFRTNAKKYREVITNAIEADKVVRQKFEANQKGIQLLSLSPEQIQQSLPSASGSVDPNCSSVQRLKHLMEAVETIKAERDAVESELKSATFNMKDEFLLALQKDGAIDEPALSLARIGQVINPLQQQVKESIERQQSLVADIQSAHGDFVSETGNCGSSRDKLYQELASAYDSYVELSGNLQEGTKFYNDLTQLLVVFQNKISDFVFARKTEKEELLKDLTTESSRQACPATPALPSHYASTSGSGSDIPSTPGGGAPNVPAAAAAAAPSAIPYPAQVQGMPVPYGATPGVPYPAYVPAPMPQSFNPYATLPYPGNYQYPGYPQGPAPGHYGTYPGTYAQQQGGYPNQQKPPGW from the exons ATGTCGAAGCTGTTGGGCGTGCCGTTGAAAAAACCATCCGAGGTGGACATAGTAAAACCTCTGAACAATCTTATACAAAGCACTTATAATGGAGCTACCGCCGATGAGAAGGCCAAATATGCGGAGTCTGTAAATGAATTTTCAAAGCAACGCAATACGGCGATTTGGAAGTTCTTTGAAAAGTATGAGGCATCGTTGGAAGTGGTCTACGC CTATTATGATCAGATTTGTGCTCTGGAAACAAAGATTTCGGTGAGTGAACTGCAAATACCCTTCAAATGGAAAGATGCCTTCGATAAGGGTACTATATTTGGCGGTAAAATCAGCCTAA CCCACACATCGCTGATGTATGAAAAAGTATGTGTGCTTTTCAATATAGCCGCTCTGCAGAGTAATGTAGCGGCTAGTCAGGCCCTGGACACGGATGAGGGTCTCAAGTTGGCCATTAAACTATTGCAGCAGAGTGCCGGCATTTTCCAGTACTTGAAGGGTGCTACGCCAGCTGCATTACCCTCAGAGCCTACTCCGGATTTAAGCCAGGACACACTGGTAGTACTTCAGGCTCTGATGGTGGCACAGGCTCAGGAGGTATTCATTCTCAAGGCTATTAAGG ACAATATGAAGGATCAGATTATTGCTAAATTATGTTGCCAGGGTGAGGAATTCTATGCAGATGTTTTGCGAGCCATGCAGAAGGAGTCGGTGCGCAGTTTGTGGGAAAAGGAATGGATACCCACAGTGGCCGGCAAGCAGGCAGGCTTCCATGCCCTGACACAACTCTATCAAAGTCTTGTTTGTCGTTCGGCCAAGAAAATTGGCGAAGAAATTGCTCGCCTTCGTAATGCCATCGAGTTGTTTAAGGCAGCTCAGTCACGTGGCGGCAATGAGACGTACCTGGACGAGTATTTCAGCCGGGCAAAACGGAACTTGGCTGAATCTACCAAGGACAATGAATTCATTTATAATGAGATGATACCAGAGCAAAGTACTCTGGCCTCGCCTGGCAAGGCTCAGTTGGCAAAGCCTCTACCCATTCCTGTACCCCTGGCTGGCAATTTCAAGGACATTTTCACCAATCTGGTTCCGGTGGAACTGCATCGCGCTCTTACCGCTTCGGATATGCGGAAGAACGAGATTGTAAATGGGGAGATTATGAAATTGCGTGAGTCCACACAAACTCTTAATGCGGTGCTGGCCAGTCTTAATCTGCCGGCCGCTGTGGAGACCACAGATGGTAATAATGGATTGCCACCGTCGCTGAAAGAGAAAGCCCACGAGGTGCGTCAGAAGGGCGGCATTGAGAATGTGCAGACCCTGTTGAAAGATTTACCCGAGCTGCTCAGTCGAAATCGCGAAATTCTGGATGAGACAGAGAGATTGCTCGACGAGGAACGCGACTCGGACAATCAGCTACGGGCGCAATTTAAGGAGCGCTGGACACGCATCAGTTCGGACAAGCTGACCGAAATGTTCCGCACTAATGCGAAAAAGTATCGCGAAGTTATCACCAATGCCATTGAGGCGGATAAGGTTGTGCGTCAGAAATTTGAAGCAAATCAGAAGGGAATCCAGCTGCTTTCACTATCTCCAGAGCAGATACAACAGTCGCTGCCCTCCGCCAGCGGTAGTGTGGATCCCAATTGTTCCAGTGTGCAGCGACTCAAGCATCTAATGGAGGCCGTAGAGACCATTAAGGCCGAACGGGATGCCGTTGAGTCCGAACTGAAGTCGGCCACATTCAATATGAAAGATGAGTTCTTGCTTGCCCTCCAGAAAGACGGAGCCATCGATGAGCCAGCCTTGTCTCTGGCGCGAATTGGTCAAGTTATTAATCCGCTGCAGCAACAGGTCAAGGAGAGTATTGAGCGTCAACAATCTCTGGTTGCTGATATTCAAAGTGCCCACGGAGATTTCGTCTCGGAGACCGGCAATTGCGGCAGCTCGCGGGACAAACTGTACCAGGAGTTGGCCAGTGCCTATGATAGCTATGTGGAGCTATCTGGCAATTTGCAGGAGGGTACTAAGTTCTACAATGACCTCACCCAGTTGTTGGTGGTGTTCCAGAACAAGATTAGTGATTTCGTATTTGCCCGTAAAACCGAAAAGGAGGAATTGCTCAAGGATCTGACCACAGAGTCCAGTCGCCAGGCATGTCCAGCCACTCCAGCATTGCCATCGCACTATGCATCCACCTCGGGCAGCGGCAGTGACATTCCATCCACACCAGGCGGTGGTGCTCCCAATGTgccagctgctgctgcagcagctgctCCATCAGCTATACCCTATCCAGCCCAGGTCCAAGGCATGCCAGTGCCGTATGGAGCAACTCCAGGTGTACCATATCCAGCTTATGTTCCGGCACCCATGCCGCAGAGCTTTAATCCCTATGCAACTTTGCCATATCCAGGAA ATTATCAATATCCTGGCTATCCCCAAGGACCTGCACCCGGACATTATGGCACCTATCCCGGTACTTATGCCCAACAGCAGGGCGGCTATCCCAACCAGCAGAAGCCTCCTGGCTGGTAA
- the LOC6647020 gene encoding HSPB1-associated protein 1, protein MEDSNEELRTQMRDIILNTSKPLIIHDFPLKWECFNGSLHDWCECFDAETSSGPGPEFELMSMTDCSSPQWERKRKRVSNMSMQKFLKDYGGGVMENQSHWAAYQYKRAQDVPENCVKGIDFGDFGFPDPDKDFTFWLGSEQANTPCHYDTYGINIVVQVYGSKLWLLFPPETPLQSSRIPYEESSVYCLENFYAPPPDRNYSEFADQAHSCILQAGDVLIVPRHWWHYVESKQTSLSVNYWVPLKVDLDLALDEFMVKHIIESFVKGESNQMREYLLNPNQLTEVSALPSELFEQYEQAVGQNVGDKANQRKLWDTDYLTATDVNALFNNIDLFMRPVEIMHKDEYEHLINTNSKGRLPSGEAAPECNEGIISSNLELLINSMCAPRSIASIKREFFRRLRQ, encoded by the coding sequence atggAGGATTCAAATGAAGAACTGCGTACCCAAATGCGAGATATAATTCTCAATACATCGAAACCATTGATTATTCACGATTTTCCCTTGAAGTGGGAATGCTTTAATGGTTCACTGCATGATTGGTGCGAGTGCTTTGACGCAGAAACCTCATCCGGTCCAGGACCGGAATTCGAGCTTATGTCCATGACAGATTGCTCGTCGCCGCAGTGGGAACGAAAACGGAAGAGGGTTTCCAACATGTCTATGCAGAAATTCCTCAAGGACTATGGCGGTGGAGTGATGGAGAATCAAAGCCACTGGGCTGCCTATCAGTACAAGAGAGCCCAGGATGTGCCCGAGAATTGTGTGAAAGGCATAGATTTTGGAGACTTTGGATTCCCCGATCCTGATAAAGACTTCACATTCTGGCTGGGATCGGAACAGGCAAATACGCCGTGTCACTATGATACCTACGGCATAAACATTGTCGTTCAGGTATATGGTAGCAAGCTCTGGTTACTCTTTCCCCCCGAGACGCCGTTGCAGAGTTCCCGCATTCCATATGAAGAGTCTAGTGTTTATTGCTTGGAAAACTTTTATGCTCCTCCTCCGGACAGAAACTACAGTGAATTTGCCGACCAAGCCCATTCCTGTATCCTTCAGGCTGGCGATGTTCTCATTGTGCCGCGTCATTGGTGGCACTATGTGGAGTCAAAGCAGACCTCGTTGAGTGTCAACTATTGGGTGCCACTTAAGGTGGATTTAGATTTGGCCTTGGATGAGTTTATGGTCAAGCACATAATCGAGAGCTTTGTCAAGGGCGAAAGTAATCAGATGAGGGAATATCTCTTGAATCCCAATCAGCTAACAGAGGTGTCTGCCCTGCCCAGTGAACTGTTCGAACAATACGAACAGGCAGTTGGGCAAAATGTCGGCGACAAGGCGAATCAACGTAAACTGTGGGACACTGATTACCTAACTGCCACAGATGTGAATGCCCTGTTCAATAATATTGACCTGTTCATGCGACCCGTTGAGATTATGCACAAGGATGAGTACGAGCATCTGATCAACACCAACTCGAAGGGACGATTGCCATCTGGTGAAGCTGCACCCGAGTGCAACGAGGGTATTATCAGCTCCAATCTGGAGCTACTTATCAATAGCATGTGTGCTCCTCGCAGTATAGCGAGCATCAAGCGCGAATTCTTCCGTAGATTAAGACAATag
- the LOC6647019 gene encoding uncharacterized protein LOC6647019 yields MTAATRVRRNAINGWLLGLCCLVCLVVVVQGSSPPAAATATAISKDAAAIHKGLYTKTKRQDKQRGITDVMMHAGGSKQQQQQQQQQPSLTRNAHGLNKKMLSKMGFMKVKAPNSHNRKRLAVESRRHASSDDSHMFIIKLPPNLHYYTGPHNPVKNSLDHHQQQKQQQQQQLSTGETSPTATTEASALKTNGKKVSFPFSSNGRPGRIYHWNLPVLKQALHKQKQKQLNAQTNLGHDHHPQLQLQPHSHHLVSTADRNRLLDIEKQQPTWRKPWENETIEKSFNGKSKYKKSLKPKSPTYYAPAQAVSKQSFHKYFAGNGKPKGFYVIKEHQTKPQFYQNIIS; encoded by the exons ATGACTGCTGCAACAAGAGTAAGAAGAAACGCCATCAATGGCTGGTTGCTTGG TTTATGCTGTCTCGTTTGTCTTGTCGTTGTGGTGCAAGGCAGTTCTccaccagcagcagccacagccACAGCCATATCCAAGGATGCAGCAGCAATTCACAAAGGTTTATATACCAAAACCAAAAGACAGGACAAACAGCGAGGAATTACTGATGTCATGATGCATGCAGGCGGCtcaaagcagcagcagcaacagcaacaacaacaaccatcaCTGACAAGAAATGCCCATGGACTCAATAAGAAGATGCTCAG CAAAATGGGCTTCATGAAGGTAAAGGCCCCTAATAGCCATAACAGGAAACGTTTGGCTGTTGAGTCACGACGTCATGCATCTAGCGATGATTCACACATGTTTATCATCAAATTGCCGCCAAATCTGCATTACTATACTGGTCCCCACAATCCGGTCAAGAATTCTCTGgatcatcatcaacagcagaagcagcaacaacaacaacaattgtcGACTGGCGAAACGtcgccaacagcaacaactgaGGCGTCGGCGTTGAAAACTAACGGGAAAAAG GTCTCATTTCCCTTTAGCTCGAACGGACGGCCGGGACGCATCTATCACTGGAATTTGCCCGTGCTCAAGCAGGCCCTGCACAAGCAGAAACAGAAGCAATTGAATGCCCAAACTAATCTTGGCCATGATCATCATCCGCAGCTGCAGTTGCAGCCACATTCGCATCATCTTGTCTCAACGGCTGATCGCAATCGTCTGCTGGATATTGAAAAGCAACAGCCCACCTGGCGCAAGCCATGGGAGAATGAGACCATCGAGAAATCCTTCAACGGCAAATCCAAATATAAGAAGTCCTTGAAACCCAAATCGCCAACATACTACGCCCCCGCCCAGGCAGTGAGTAAGCAAAGTTTTCACAAATATTTTGCCGGCAATGGCAAACCCAAGGGCTTCTATGTGATCAAGGAGCATCAGACTAAGCCGCAATTCTATCAGAATATCATATCATAA
- the LOC6647018 gene encoding uncharacterized protein LOC6647018 — MHINLKALMHISKSMVPNEKIQRQKFIKCNKKSFLIRFELSGDQIFIIKQIKLIKKKSNLPKKKPKRINEKPKQTIEYKFVRPQMNETSSAVSISQTSQTENDFTKDQTIQATFSMSSADSLINRISQTKNIYVNDQAIQTSGSRTRDQLNQTCSVTILSNQSIQTAIKEYRHVKLDSEDLILSYSRHQQTLIFCYQSTPSQTDLYAQGVKCTQTEVECKEKALQTKIPQCHVLIQTDPYNVTVCTQTLVTNRHCCVQTAATNNEMVEMVEPHRPDDQILTLILSSLQGQSDLLQTGILEALNQLTELTLLSLKKEQDQSKDYFGIIVDVPNEGRDMPKIQNEPKSLPKHRTWKCSLKCRACGLHKHRILPMTCCQGTQTHDDPIKVVYEIATQTYKKPKTHWILRFCDAGITKLTQATSH, encoded by the exons ATGCATATTAATTTGAAAGCCTTGATGCATATTTCCAAGTCCATGGTCCCAAATGAAAAGATACAAcgtcaaaaatttataaaatgcaataaaaagaG TTTTTTAATACGCTTTGAATTAAGTGGCGATCAAATTTTCATaatcaaacaaataaaattgataaaaaagaaaagcaatttaccaaaaaagaaacccaaaagGATAAATGAAAAGCCAAAGCAAActattgaatataaatttgtaaGACCTCAAATGAATGAAACTTCCAGTGCCGTGTCCATAAGTCAAACGAGTCAAACCGAAAATGATTTTACAAAGGATCAGACAATTCAAGCTACTTTCTCGATGTCCTCTGCTGATTCTCTTATAAATCGTATAAGTcaaactaaaaatatatatgtaaacgaTCAAGCAATTCAAACATCTGGATCAAGGACTAGGGATCAACTGAATCAAACTTGTTCGGTGACAATTTTAAGCAATCAATCCATACAAACGGCTATAAAGGAATATAGACATGTCAAATTGGATTCAGAGGACTTGATATTGAGTTATTCCAGGCATCAGCAGACACTGATCTTTTGCTATCAATCGACACCCAGTCAAACGGATCTCTATGCCCAGGGAGTGAAATGCACCCAGACCGAAGTTGAGTGCAAGGAAAAGGCCCTGCAAACCAAGATCCCACAATGCCATGTGCTTATCCAAACGGATCCCTATAATGTGACCGTATGCACCCAGACCTTGGTGACTAATCGACATTGCTGTGTTCAGACAGCGGCGACCAATAATGAAATGGTCGAAATGGTTGAACCCCACAGACCAGACGATCAAATTCTAACCCTGATACTCAGCTCACTTCAAGGACAAAGTGATCTGCTGCAAACTGGCATACTGGAGGCATTAAATCAGTTGACTGAATTGACTTTGCTATCCCTGAAGAAGGAGCAAGATCAGTCAAAAGATTATTTTGGTATAATTGTGGATGTACCCAATGAAGGAAGGGACATGcccaaaatacaaaatgaacCCAAGAG CTTACCCAAACATCGAACTTGGAAATGCTCCTTGAAATGTCGAGCTTGTGGCTTGCACAAACATCGTATCTTGCCAATGACTTG TTGCCAAGGCACGCAAACCCATGACGACCCCATAAAGGTCGTCTATGAGATTGCCACGCAAACgtataaaaaaccaaagacCCATTGGATTCTGCGGTTCTGTGATGCTGGAATCACCAAACTTACCCAAGCAACCAGCCATTGA